A part of Planococcus sp. MB-3u-03 genomic DNA contains:
- a CDS encoding type I restriction-modification system subunit M — protein MAKLTLQELESHLWKSADILRGSIDSSDYKSYIFGLLFIKRLSDVFTEHRNELLEVHGFEIGEILAEDPEQFQFYVPQEARWHEIRKHAQDVGTAINVAFEALENENKTLEGVLTPIDFNRKEVLTDEILQRLLQHFSLLDLSNENLSEPDMLGRAYEYLIAQFADDAGKKGGEFYTPSKVVELIVKLIKPEEGMRVYDPTCGSGGMLIQSVDFVKAKGGNPQSLSLYGQEKNLNTWSIAKMNLLLHGLPDHDIRKGDTIRNPRLVEDNEIMLFDRVIANPPFSLKEWGREAAEHDAYGRFRFGIPPKNAGDYAFVQHMLASLKHDGMAGVVMPHGVLFRGGAEGKIRQGILESDLLEAVVGLPSGLFYGTGIPACILILNRNKPEERKGKVLFIAAESDFQEGKNQNLLRTHDIDKVVNAFEHYEDIEKYARLVSLKEIQSNDFNLNITRYIDKSIEEDQMDLNAIILDLKQLEKQQLETKVRVQNYLIELGIGEA, from the coding sequence ATGGCAAAATTGACTTTGCAAGAATTAGAATCACACCTTTGGAAATCAGCAGACATCTTACGAGGATCAATTGATTCCAGTGACTATAAAAGCTATATCTTTGGATTGCTGTTCATAAAGAGATTGAGTGATGTATTTACGGAGCATCGAAATGAATTACTAGAAGTTCATGGGTTCGAAATAGGAGAAATCCTAGCAGAAGATCCAGAACAGTTTCAGTTTTATGTGCCACAAGAAGCACGCTGGCACGAAATTCGGAAGCATGCGCAAGATGTTGGGACAGCTATCAATGTAGCATTTGAAGCGCTGGAGAATGAAAACAAGACGTTAGAAGGTGTACTCACACCAATCGATTTTAACCGGAAAGAAGTTTTAACGGATGAAATATTACAACGATTATTGCAGCATTTTTCTCTTTTAGACTTATCCAATGAAAACTTATCCGAACCGGACATGCTAGGGCGTGCATATGAGTATCTTATTGCTCAATTTGCCGATGATGCTGGGAAAAAAGGCGGAGAATTCTATACACCTTCAAAAGTGGTGGAACTAATTGTCAAATTGATTAAACCAGAAGAAGGAATGCGAGTGTATGACCCGACTTGTGGGTCTGGCGGGATGCTAATTCAGTCTGTCGATTTTGTAAAAGCAAAAGGGGGGAACCCACAATCTTTATCACTGTATGGCCAAGAGAAGAACTTGAATACATGGAGTATAGCGAAGATGAACTTGCTTCTTCATGGACTACCAGACCATGATATCCGTAAAGGAGATACCATTCGCAATCCTCGTCTTGTTGAAGACAACGAAATCATGTTATTTGATCGAGTTATTGCTAATCCACCATTTTCACTAAAAGAATGGGGACGCGAAGCAGCGGAGCATGATGCTTATGGACGTTTTCGTTTTGGTATTCCACCGAAGAATGCAGGCGATTATGCATTTGTTCAGCATATGCTCGCTTCCCTGAAGCATGATGGAATGGCCGGTGTAGTCATGCCGCACGGGGTACTTTTTAGAGGTGGGGCAGAAGGGAAAATCCGTCAAGGGATTCTAGAATCTGATTTGCTCGAAGCTGTAGTTGGATTGCCTTCTGGATTGTTTTACGGGACGGGTATTCCAGCGTGTATTTTGATTCTAAACCGTAATAAACCAGAAGAACGTAAAGGGAAAGTCTTGTTTATTGCTGCAGAAAGCGACTTCCAAGAAGGTAAGAACCAGAATCTATTACGTACCCACGATATTGATAAGGTAGTAAATGCTTTTGAACACTATGAGGATATTGAAAAGTATGCCCGCTTGGTCTCATTAAAAGAAATTCAATCCAATGACTTTAATTTGAACATCACTCGCTATATCGATAAATCAATTGAAGAAGACCAAATGGATTTGAATGCCATTATTCTTGATTTAAAACAACTCGAAAAGCAACAATTAGAAACTAAAGTTAGAGTGCAGAATTATTTAATAGAATTAGGGATTGGTGAAGCTTAA
- a CDS encoding (deoxy)nucleoside triphosphate pyrophosphohydrolase, whose amino-acid sequence MKKDIHVVGAVIIDNGRILCAKRGMEKSLPGLWEFPGGKIEQGETPQESLKREIQEEMHCEVEIGEQVEHTSYEYDFGIVHLQTYYCKLTKGTPVLTEHTEIRWLAAHELPSLDWAPADIPAIEKLAATFAN is encoded by the coding sequence ATGAAAAAAGATATTCATGTCGTAGGAGCGGTCATTATCGACAACGGTCGCATTCTATGTGCGAAGCGTGGAATGGAGAAAAGTCTTCCCGGTTTGTGGGAATTCCCAGGAGGCAAAATCGAGCAGGGCGAAACGCCACAGGAAAGCTTGAAGCGCGAAATTCAAGAAGAAATGCATTGTGAAGTAGAGATCGGGGAGCAAGTTGAACATACGAGCTACGAATACGATTTTGGCATCGTTCATTTGCAAACCTACTATTGTAAACTCACCAAAGGCACACCGGTATTAACGGAACACACCGAGATCAGATGGCTGGCGGCACATGAACTGCCGAGCTTAGACTGGGCACCGGCAGATATTCCGGCAATTGAAAAACTGGCGGCAACTTTCGCTAATTAA